A window of the Juglans microcarpa x Juglans regia isolate MS1-56 chromosome 5D, Jm3101_v1.0, whole genome shotgun sequence genome harbors these coding sequences:
- the LOC121266304 gene encoding polyphenol oxidase, chloroplastic-like, protein MLCLHSSHNNLHMASPLASSFPLGSTSMVSATTTIRTPSFSPCFPRNTQVSKVGKQYHHLTTRVACRATNGDQHNINNGQNPQGKFDRRDVLLGLGGMYGAANLCNDPFALADPISAPDLTKCSEADLPEGALPVNCCPPASKKIKDFVLPSQNSPLRVRPAAHLVDKDYIAKYNKAIELMKSLPADDPRSFTQQANVHCAYCDGAYTQVGFPDLDLQVHDCWLFFPFHRYYVYFYEKILGKLIGDPTFALPFWNWDSPPGMQLPSLYAISNSALYDALRNANHQPPTLLDLDYSGTDESSTKTDQFSSNLKIMYRQMVGAKNPTLFFGSPYRAGDDPDPGAGSIETTPHNNVHLWTGDDTQPNIEDMGNFYSAGRDPIFFAHHSNVDRMWTIWKTLGGKRKDITDPDWLNSTFFFYDENADPVRVKVKDCLDNTKLRYVYQDVEIPWAKTKPTPRKSKVKKVAKVFPVGHGGVAQAAETPSVKFPIVLDKVISTVVARPKKSRSKKEKDEEEEVLVIEGIEVERDIPVKFDVFINDEDDAPTGPGNTEFAGSFVSVPQQKQGKKKKTYLRIGISDLLEDLGAEDDDSVVVTLVPRFGKGQATIGGIKIVLIG, encoded by the coding sequence ATGCTTTGCCTTCACAGTTCACACAACAACTTGCACATGGCTTCTCCCTTGGCTTCCTCCTTCCCCCTTGGAAGCACCAGCATGGTGTCTGCCACCACGACCATTCGcaccccctctttctctccctgtTTTCCTAGAAATACACAAGTTTCTAAAGTCGGAAAGCAATACCACCATCTTACTACTAGAGTGGCATGCAGAGCTACAAATGGTGACCAACACAATATTAATAATGGACAAAATCCTCAAGGGAAGTTCGATAGAAGAGATGTACTCCTCGGCCTCGGAGGCATGTATGGTGCTGCCAATCTCTGCAATGACCCGTTTGCGTTGGCAGATCCGATATCCGCGCCGGACTTGACAAAGTGTAGCGAGGCAGACCTTCCAGAAGGCGCACTACCAGTCAATTGCTGCCCACCGGCATCCAAGAAGATCAAAGACTTTGTTTTACCTAGCCAAAACTCTCCCTTACGTGTTAGGCCTGCCGCTCATTTGGTTGATAAGGATTACATAGCCAAATATAACAAAGCCATTGAGCTCATGAAGTCCCTCCCAGCTGATGACCCGCGTAGTTTCACCCAACAAGCTAATGTCCACTGCGCCTACTGCGACGGGGCTTACACACAAGTCGGTTTTCCAGACTTGGACCTCCAAGTTCACGATTGTTGgctcttctttccattccatCGCTACTACGTGTACTTCTACGAGAAAATATTGGGCAAGTTGATTGGCGATCCCACCTTTGCCTTGCCATTCTGGAACTGGGACTCCCCTCCTGGCATGCAATTGCCATCCTTGTATGCTATCTCCAACTCAGCACTCTATGACGCTCTGCGCAACGCCAACCACCAGCCACCGACCCTACTTGATCTTGACTACAGCGGTACCGACGAGTCATCGACAAAAACAGATCAATTCTCTAGCAACCTCAAAATCATGTACCGGCAGATGGTCGGCGCCAAGAACCCTACGCTATTTTTCGGCAGCCCTTATCGGGCTGGGGATGATCCTGACCCAGGTGCTGGCTCAATCGAGACCACTCCCCACAATAATGTCCACCTATGGACCGGTGACGACACCCAACCTAATATCGAGGACATGGGGAACTTCTACTCGGCCGGTAGAGATCCAATCTTTTTCGCTCACCATTCCAATGTGGACCGAATGTGGACCATATGGAAAACATTAGGAGGGAAACGAAAAGATATCACAGACCCAGATTGGTTGAACTCCACATTTTTCTTCTATGATGAAAATGCAGATCCTGTTCGTGTTAAGGTTAAGGACTGCCTTGATAACACTAAGCTGAGATATGTTTATCAAGATGTGGAGATTCCATGGGCAAAGACCAAGCCGACACCTCGTAAATCTAAGGTTAAGAAAGTGGCGAAAGTCTTTCCAGTCGGACATGGTGGTGTAGCACAAGCGGCTGAAACACCGAGCGTTAAGTTTCCGATTGTTTTGGACAAGGTGATAAGTACTGTTGTCGCTAGGCCCAAGAAATCGAGGAGCAAGAAAGAAAAGGACGAGGAGGAAGAAGTTTTAGTGATTGAGGGCATTGAGGTTGAGAGAGATATTCCAGTGAAGTTTGATGTTTTTATCAACGACGAGGATGACGCACCAACCGGGCCTGGAAACACGGAGTTCGCAGGAAGCTTTGTCAGCGTGCCGCAGCAGAAgcaggggaagaagaagaaaacttacCTGAGGATAGGAATCTCTGACTTGTTGGAAGACTTGGGAGCTGAAGATGATGACAGCGTGGTGGTGACTTTGGTACCCCGGTTCGGGAAAGGGCAGGCCACCATTGGTGGGATCAAGATCGTGCTTATTGGTTGA
- the LOC121266303 gene encoding LOW QUALITY PROTEIN: polyphenol oxidase, chloroplastic-like (The sequence of the model RefSeq protein was modified relative to this genomic sequence to represent the inferred CDS: inserted 1 base in 1 codon), translating into MASFLASSSHPRSTNXVAATTTISTPSFSPCFPRNTQLSKLGKQYHHLTTRVACRATNGDQHNINNGQNPHGKFDRRDVLLGLGGMYGAANLCNDPFALADPVSAPDLTKCSEADLPAGALPVNCCPPTSKTIKDFVLPSQSSPLRVRPAAHLVDKDYIAKYNKGIELMKSLPADDPRSFTQQANVHCAYCDGAYSQVGFPDLELQIHDCWLFFPFHRYYVYFFEKILGKLLGDTTFALPYWNWDSPPGMQLPSLYAISNSALYDPLRNSKHQPPTIIDLDYGDTDQSTTKADQISSNLKIMYRQMVSGAKNPTLFFGSPFRAGDEPDPGAGTIETTPHNNVHLWTGDDTQPNIENMGTFYSAGRDPIFFAHHSNVDRMWTIWKTLGGKRKDITDPDWLNSSFFFYDENADPVRVKVKDCLDNTKLRYVYQDVEIPWLKTKPTPRKSKVKKVAKAYPVGYGGVAQAAETSSVKFPIVLDKVISTVVARPKKSRSKKEKDEEEEVLVIEGIEVERDIPVKFDVFINDEDDAPTGPGNTEYAGSFVSVPQQKRAKKKKTYLRIGISELLEELGAEDDDSVVVTLVPRFGKGQATIGGIKIVFFG; encoded by the exons ATGGCTTCTTTCTTGGCTTCCTCCTCCCACCCTAGAAGCACCA AGGTGGCTGCCACCACGACCATTAGcaccccctctttctctccctgtTTTCCTAGAAATACACAACTTTCTAAACTTGGAAAGCAATACCACCACCTTACTACTAGAGTGGCATGCAGAGCTACAAATGGTGACCAACACAATATTAATAATGGACAAAATCCTCATGGGAAGTTCGATAGAAGAGATGTACTCCTTGGCCTCGGAGGCATGTATGGTGCTGCCAATCTCTGCAATGACCCGTTTGCGCTGGCAGATCCGGTATCCGCGCCGGACTTAACAAAGTGTAGCGAGGCAGACCTTCCAGCAGGCGCACTTCCAGTCAATTGCTGCCCACCGACATCCAAGACGATCAAAGACTTTGTTTTACCTAGCCAAAGCTCTCCCTTACGTGTTAGGCCTGCCGCTCATTTGGTTGACAAGGATTACATAGCCAAATATAACAAAGGCATTGAGCTCATGAAGTCCCTCCCGGCTGATGACCCGCGTAGTTTCACCCAACAAGCTAATGTCCACTGCGCCTACTGCGACGGGGCTTACTCACAAGTCGGTTTTCCAGACTTGGAGCTCCAAATTCACGATTGTTGgctcttctttccattccatCGCTACTATGTGTACTTCTTCGAGAAAATATTGGGCAAGTTGCTTGGCGATACCACCTTTGCCTTGCCATACTGGAACTGGGACTCCCCTCCTGGCATGCAATTGCCATCCTTGTATGCTATCTCCAACTCAGCACTCTATGACCCTCTGCGCAACTCCAAACACCAGCCACCGACCATAATTGATCTTGACTACGGCGATACCGACCAGTCAACGACAAAAGCAGATCAAATCTCTAGCAACCTCAAAATCATGTACCGGCAGATGGTGTCCGGCGCCAAGAACCCTACGCTATTTTTCGGCAGCCCTTTTCGGGCTGGGGATGAGCCTGACCCAGGTGCTGGCACAATCGAGACCACTCCCCACAATAATGTCCACCTATGGACCGGTGACGACACCCAACCTAATATCGAGAACATGGGGACCTTCTACTCGGCCGGTAGAGATCCAATCTTTTTCGCTCACCATTCCAATGTGGACCGAATGTGGACCATATGGAAAACATTAGGAGGGAAACGAAAAGATATCACAGACCCAGATTGGTTGAACTCCTCATTTTTCTTCTATGATGAAAATGCAGATCCTGTTCGTGTTAAGGTTAAGGATTGCCTTGATAACACTAAGCTGAGATATGTTTATCAAGATGTGGAGATTCCATGGCTAAAGACCAAGCCGACACCTCGTAAATCTAAGGTTAAGAAAGTAGCGAAAGCTTATCCTGTCGGATATGGTGGTGTAGCACAAGCGGCTGAAACATCAAGCGTTAAGTTTCCGATTGTTTTGGACAAGGTGATAAGTACTGTTGTCGCTAGGCCCAAGAAATCGAGGAGCAAGAAAGAAAAGGACGAGGAGGAAGAAGTTTTAGTGATTGAGGGCATTGAGGTTGAGAGAGATATTCCAGTGAAGTTTGATGTTTTTATCAACGACGAGGATGACGCACCAACCGGGCCGGGAAACACGGAGTACGCAGGAAGCTTTGTCAGCGTGCCGCAGCAGAAGCgggcgaagaagaagaaaacttacCTGAGGATAGGAATCTCTGAGTTGTTGGAAGAATTGGGAGCTGAAGATGATGACTCCGTGGTGGTGACTTTGGTACCCCGGTTCGGAAAAGGGCAGGCCACCATTGGTGGGATCAAGATTGTGTTTTTTGGTTGA
- the LOC121264787 gene encoding replication protein A 70 kDa DNA-binding subunit B-like — MWSRFVDGECRAISDIIEAKPTLLATRLKVGSYNGLSLSSQPTSVFTLNPVIPAATPLCQWTMLNHALLEEIVEKNLHHTTASASASTSNVDMKDIIKLDDLAGFLKSLQPMTKAKFWIKATICVVDLHQIFFYMSCIGCKKGTGYEQNEKFQCYHCKYMSNAQPRCRAYIEVDDGNGRLGAVMFGQIAEEALGCTAIELMEHTGKEHLPYIQNIAKLCSTKKWIIQLGADLDQLQKQRHKNFNVLSINAVNDENTPL, encoded by the exons ATGTGGAGTCGATTTGTAGACGGTGAATGCCGAGCAATCTCTGATATTATTGAAGCTAAGCCAACTCTACTCGCAACACGTTTAAAAGTCGGTTCATACAATG gtctttctctttcatctcaaCCGACAAGCGTATTTACCTTAAATCCTGTCATCCCTGCTGCAACTCCATTATGTCAATG gacGATGCTTAATCATGCACTGCTTGAAGAAATCGTCGAAAAAAATCTACATCATACAACGGCATCAGCATCAGCATCGACATCAAATGTTGACATGAAAGACATAATTAAGCTTGATGATCTTGCTGGTTTTCTTAAATCACTACAACCAATGACG AAAgcaaaattttggattaaagcAACTATTTGTGTGGTTGATCTCCATCAAATATTCTTCTACATGTCCTGCATTGGGTGTAAGAAGGGGACTGGATAtgagcaaaatgaaaaatttcaatgttATCATTGCAAATACATGAGCAATGCACAACCacg CTGTCGAGCTTACATCGAAGTTGACGATGGTAATGGACGACTTGGGGCTGTCATGTTCGGTCAAATTGCAGAAGAAGCTCTGGGTTGCACAGCAATCGAACTAATGGAACATACAGGAAAG GAACATTTACCGTATatccaaaatattgcaaaattatGTTCAACCAAAAAATGGATCATACAATTGGGTGCAGATTTGGATCAACTCCAAAAACAACGtcacaaaaacttcaatgttcTCTCCATAAATGCTGTAAATGACGAGAACACACCACTTTGA
- the LOC121266305 gene encoding LOW QUALITY PROTEIN: polyphenol oxidase, chloroplastic-like (The sequence of the model RefSeq protein was modified relative to this genomic sequence to represent the inferred CDS: inserted 1 base in 1 codon), which yields MSSHREKSSEFDYKNKSHCSLTSHQKQPMASLSTQPPSTSINSAVAAATTTIPNFSFYPTFPKKTQISKFGKRNLRLAPGALSCRATNNDQNFTSSSKDGQPSQGKFERRDVLIGLGGLYGVAGLYNDPFALAAPVSAPDITKCGKADFPAGAKPTNCCPPLSTKIIDFKLPTKNSPLRVRPAAHLADKEYIAKYNKAIELMKALPADDPRNFTQQANVHCAYCDGAYEQVGFPNLDLQVHNSWLFFPFHRYYLYFYEKILGKLIGDPTFALPFWNWDAPAGMQLPAMYANXKSPLYDALRNANHQPPTLMDLDYNGTDEATTNEDQLSANLSIMYRQMVSNGKNAKLFLGSAYRAGDEPDPGAGSVENIPHGPVHIWTGDNTQPNLENMGNFYSAGRDPIFFAHHSNVDRMWSIWKTLGGKRTDFTEPDWLNAGFLFYDENGQAVRVKVKDCLDTTKLGYVYQDVDLPWLKSKPTRKSKLKKVAKFFNLGHHGDVAIAAETSSSVKFPFVLDKVISTVVARPRKSRSKKEKEEKEEVLVIGAIEFDRDAPVKFDVFINDEDDSPTTRPDKTEFAGSFVNVPHKHKHGKKMNTCLRLGISDLLEDLDAEDDDTIVVTLVPRYGKGLASINGIKIELLD from the exons aTGAGTTCACATCGAGAAAAGTCTTCGGAGTTcgattataaaaacaaaagccaTTGCTCGTTAACTTCGCACCAAAAGCAGCCCATGGCTTCTCTCTCAACTCAACCGCCATCCACTAGCATCAATAGTGCGGTGGCCGCTGCCACCACCACCATTCCCAACTTCTCTTTCTATCCAACCTTTCCAAAGAAGACCCagatttcaaaatttggaaaGCGGAACCTTCGCCTTGCTCCTGGAGCACTGTCATGCAGAGCCACAAACAATGACCAAAACTTTACATCTAGCTCCAAAGATGGACAACCTTCTCAAGGGAAGTTCGAGAGGAGAGATGTCCTCATTGGCCTAGGAGGTCTCTATGGTGTTGCTGGTCTTTACAATGATCCTTTTGCCTTGGCAGCTCCCGTGTCAGCACCGGACATAACAAAGTGCGGCAAGGCAGACTTTCCCGCCGGTGCAAAACCAACCAACTGCTGCCCACCATTATCCACAAAGATCATAGATTTTAAGCTACCTACCAAGAACTCCCCCTTGCGTGTTAGGCCTGCTGCTCATTTGGCTGACAAGGAGTACATAGCCAAATATAACAAGGCCATTGAGCTCATGAAAGCCCTTCCAGCTGACGATCCGCGTAATTTTACACAACAGGCTAATGTCCATTGCGCCTATTGTGATGGGGCCTACGAGCAAGTTGGTTTCCCAAACCTTGACCTCCAAGTACACAATTCTTGgctcttctttccattccatCGCTACTACTTGTACTTCTATGAGAAGATCTTGGGAAAGTTGATTGGGGATCCCACCTTTGCCTTGCCATTTTGGAACTGGGACGCCCCTGCTGGCATGCAATTGCCAGCCATGTATGCCA CCAAGTCACCACTCTATGATGCTCTTCGCAACGCCAATCACCAGCCACCGACCCTGATGGACCTTGACTACAACGGTACCGATGAGGCAACAACAAATGAAGACCAACTCTCTGCCAATCTCAGCATCATGTACCGGCAAATGGTGTCCAATGGCAAGAATGCCAAGCTATTTCTCGGCAGCGCTTACCGTGCTGGGGATGAACCTGACCCAGGTGCCGGCTCTGTAGAGAACATTCCCCACGGTCCTGTCCACATATGGACTGGTGACAATACCCAGCCTAATTTGGAGAACATGGGAAACTTCTACTCGGCTGGTAGAGATCCAATCTTTTTCGCTCACCACTCCAATGTTGACCGAATGTGGAGCATATGGAAGACATTGGGAGGAAAAAGAACTGATTTCACAGAACCAGATTGGTTAAATGCAGGATTTCTCTTCTACGATGAAAATGGACAGGCTGTTCGTGTTAAGGTTAAGGACTGCCTTGACACCACCAAGTTGGGTTATGTTTATCAAGATGTTGATCTTCCTTGGCTAAAGTCTAAGCCGACTCGCAAATCTAAGCTTAAGAAAGTGGCGAAGTTTTTTAATTTAGGGCATCATGGGGATGTGGCAATTGCAGCTGAAACATCCTCAAGCGTCAAGTTCCCGTTTGTTTTGGACAAGGTGATAAGTACTGTGGTCGCTAGGCCCAGGAAATCGAGGagcaagaaagaaaaggaagaaaaggagGAAGTGTTGGTGATTGGAGCCATCGAGTTTGATAGAGATGCGCCGGTGAAGTTTGACGTTTTTATAAATGATGAGGACGACTCGCCTACCACCAGGCCAGACAAGACGGAGTTCGCAGGAAGCTTTGTGAACGTGCCGCATAAGCACAAACATGGTAAGAAGATGAATACCTGCTTGAGGTTAGGGATCTCTGACTTGTTGGAGGACTTGGACGCTGAAGATGATGACACTATTGTGGTGACTTTGGTTCCACGGTATGGGAAAGGGCTGGCCTCCATTAATGGGATCAAGATTGAGCTTCTTGATTGA
- the LOC121266307 gene encoding uncharacterized protein LOC121266307, whose protein sequence is MSSIPHEVKLGLINEIAIEYSLHLGQLAYGNNHKQHGMQLSGKNDCEWEGFGFEGETGEIQVNDNTASGVHALVSYANDVPTDASSSKNPEYVYEPKLFPSNVSFQKSVETFCSEALSAASFDNRVKTGQTATSSEISFQFHRRGIVYLDEIQEFQFCVQDDIGEDKRIFMFNTTILPHKGNNGVRRADSFVSSQPESCESVTTIPETQHKRACLGDHFRRVKTSWKWWERRSDFKKSHSDQSCPSPAMIRNHDARDQLSYGSTCKFSSKKCLYHRFFQQNKHWRKMPAQEARSSSYKFHKKSLSHQQLEVHGKCMHNHRSSDCIIKDKFDWESLSWRQKRGMAALAGFSIHHFSLQKCLQVWNSPPKNPWGKNSKMASQADPIYKKSNQLGGAEVSDCLTGGGASSQESCSKASNRYAETERFARTTCSGTMTISPERPKSTISSRSHVHPKLPDYDELEAKFRALKQDYLQRTSAITSGLNIALA, encoded by the exons ATGAGCTCCATTCCACATGAAGTGAAACTAGGATTGATAAATGAAATAGCTATCGAGTATAGCCTCCATCTGGGGCAACTTGCGTATGGTAATAATCACAAACAGCATGGCATGCAG TTGTCAGGGAAAAACGATTGCGAATGGGAAGGATTTGGTTTTGAGGGAGAGACTGGGGAGATACAGGTCAATGATAACACTGCAAGTGGAGTCCATGCGTTAGTTTCATATGCTAACGATGTCCCAACTGATGCATCTTCCAGTAAAAATCCTGAATACGTATATGAACCTAAACTTTTCCCAAGTAACGTATCTTTTCAGAAAAGTGTTGAAACCTTCTGCTCGGAAGCGCTTTCTGCAGCTTCTTTTGATAACAGGGTAAAAACAGGACAAACAGCTACATCATCCGAGATTTCGTTTCAGTTTCACAGGAGAGGTATTGTTTACCTGGATGAAATACAGGAGTTTCAGTTTTGTGTACAAGATGACATTGGCGAGGACAAAAGAAtatttatgttcaatacaactaTCCTCCCACATAAAGGCAATAACGGTGTACGCAGAGCAGACTCGTTTGTTTCGTCTCAGCCGGAAAGTTGTGAATCTGTCACTACAATACCTGAAACACAGCACAAGAGAGCATGCCTAGGGGATCATTTCAGAAGGGTGAAAACAAGTTGGAAATGGTGGGAAAGGAGATCTGATTTTAAGAAGAGTCATTCAGACCAATCTTGTCCGTCACCAGCAATGATCAGGAATCACGATGCACGAGATCAACTTTCTTATGGTTCAACGTGCAAATTTTCAAGTAAAAAGTGCCTGTATCATCGATTCTTTCAGCAGAATAAGCACTGGAGAAAGATGCCAGCCCAAGAAGCCAGGAGCTCttcatacaaatttcataaGAAAAGCTTGTCTCATCAGCAACTGGAAGTGCATGGGAAATGCATGCACAATCATAGGAGCTCAGACTGCATTATCAAGGACAAATTTGACTGGGAAAGTTTATCTTGGAGGCAAAAGAGGGGCATGGCTGCATTAGCAGGTTtctctattcatcattttagtCTACAAAAGTGTCTACAGGTTTGGAATTCTCCTCCTAAGAACCCCTGGGGAAAAAACAGTAAAATGGCATCTCAGGCTGACCCTATTTATAAGAAAAGCAATCAACTGGGAGGAGCAGAAGTATCAGATTGTCTAACCGGCGGCGGTGCCTCGTCCCAAGAATCCTGCTCGAAGGCATCTAATCGTTATGCAGAGACGGAAAGATTTGCACGTACTACTTGTTCTGGGACCATGACAATCTCCCCTGAAAGACCAAAGAGCACCATCTCGTCTCGTAGCCATGTGCACCCTAAGCTACCAGACTATGACGAATTGGAAGCCAAATTCAGGGCTCTCAAACAAGACTATCTGCAAAGAACTTCTGCAATTACTTCAGGCTTAAACATTGCATTGGCCTAG
- the LOC121266308 gene encoding uncharacterized protein LOC121266308, protein MASTLLLVVVFVLDLIAFALAVAAEQRRTKARLTKDPNYSYCVYDSDIATGLGVGSFLFLMASQVLIVVASRCLCCGKALRPSGSRAWAICLFITCWVMFIIAEACLLAGSVRNAYHTQYMTRLTSNPPSCEMLRKGVFGAGAAFVVLTGIFSQLYYVSYCKANDVTSSYARDTGVRMEKL, encoded by the exons ATGGCTTCCACGCTGTTACTTGTCGTGGTGTTCGTGTTGGATCTGATAGCTTTTGCTCTTGCTGTTGCTGCCGAGCAAAGAAGGACCAAA GCCCGGTtaacaaaagatccaaactaCAGTTATTGCGTTTATGATTCTGACATCGCAACTGGCTTAGGTGTTGGGTCATTCCTGTTCCTAATGGCTAGTCAAGTCCTGATTGTGGTGGCAAGTCGTTGCTTGTGCTGCGGGAAAGCTTTGAGACCAAGTGGTTCTAGAGCATGGGCAATTTGCTTATTCATTACCTGCTG GGTGATGTTTATTATTGCTGAAGCATGCTTGCTGGCTGGTTCTGTGCGGAATGCCTACCACACCCAATACATGACTCGATTGACAAGTAATCCTCCTTCCTGTGAGATGCTAAGAAAGGGAGTTTTTGGGGCTGGGGCTGCTTTCGTGGTCTTAACAGGTATATTCTCCCAGCTTTATTATGTTAGCTATTGTAAGGCAAACGATGTTACGTCTTCCTATGCAAGGGACACTGGTGTGAGGATGGAGAAACTATAA